The following is a genomic window from Bacillus sp. FJAT-52991.
CCGGACCAACGATTCAGAGTTAATTGAATTGCTTGCGCATGACATTTCTGACCATATCGTTAAACCCTTTTCAATTGATGAGTTTTTGACAAAATTAAAACGGATTATTGAAGGGGATCGATGATTATGGTAGCCATACCTTTAGAAATAATATTAAGCATCATTATCGTCTTATTAGTTTCGCTTCTTATCTTTTTTCTCTCTCTTATTCGTATCAAATGGAAGCGTTCGATAAAAGAAAAGAAACAAGCAGATTGGTTAAAGGAACATGAAGAATATTTATTTACCCTCCTGTCTACTGGTGAATGGAGTGTACGAGCGAATGTATCAAGCAAATTTGTTTATGAAGCCATTGAACAATTCTTTTTAAACTTCTTAAAGACCGTGAATGACCCAGTATCTCAGCATCACATCCAACAGTGGGTAGAGGCTAATTTCACTGAACGCTATCGCAAACAATTGACTAGCCGTTCTATGGCAATTCGATTAAATACACTATATCGAATTAAAAAATTTCATTGTACTAGCTTTCAAGCCTTTCTATATGATTACTATTCATCAGACAAAGTAAGCCTAGAAGAAAAAATCCTCATTTTGCAAATTTTGTCGATATTTCAAGATGAGAGAGTCATTGAACTTCTTAATAAAGAAGAAGAAGAGTACCCTTATTTTTACTATTTTGATATTTTAACAAAGTTTTCTAATGATATAGTGGTTGAAAAAGTGATTGAGAACCACAAAAATGTAACAACGAAACTTCAATATGCCGCCATTGAGTATATTGGATCTCAAGGATGGAGCGAATATGAACCTTTGTTAATAGAGCTTATTGATCATGACAATGAAGAAATGAGTATTCGAGCGATGAAGGCTCTTTATCAGCTTCATTATTTATCCGATATGGCACCATTGCTCCCTCATTTCGAGACAGAGCGATGGCAAAAGAAAATGTGGCTAGCTAAGTTAAGCATGCTCCATCATCATGACGCATGTATTCCTTATTTGAAACAGTGGTTAACCGATTCATCATGGTATGTTCGTCGGGCTGCTGCGAATGCTTTATTGAGCTATCCAACAGGGGAATTTGAATTAAGACAAATTGCTCAATTTAGCGAGGATGCTTTTGCAAGAGATGCAGCGAAAGAGCGTTTAGAAAGGGGGATTGGTTTTTAATGAATACACTTTTAGAATGGGCTCGTACAGTAGTGGACTTTTTATCTCAAATGATTTTTTTCTATACCGTCGCTATTATTTTGATTATGCTACTGTTATTTGTCTTGGCTATCAAACAAATCCGAAAAACACACTTGCTAGATTTCGAAGAACCCTATGATGAACATTTGCGCTCGGAATTTACGAAACCTATTTCTATTTTGGTGCCTGGTAAAAATGAAGAAACCGGCATTGTTAATACTGTTCGCTCGTTGCTAACCATTGACTATCCGGAATTTGAAATCATCGTCATTAATGATGGTTCGACGGATTCCACATTACAGACGATGATTGAAGCATTTGAATTGAAGCCGATAACAAGTTACTATCGAAAACGTTTGGACTCTAAACCGATTAGACAAGTGTATCAGTCGAAGGTCTACCCCCATTTATTTTTAATGGATAAAGAGTCTGGCGGGAAAGCCGATGCTTTAAATGCTGGAATGAACCTGGCTCAATATCCTTTCTTCTGCTCATTAGATGCTGACTCGATTATTGAACGGACCGCCTTTGTTAAAATTATGAAGCCCATTATCGATTCTGGCGATGAAATTATTGCAAGCGGCGGCAGTGTTCGAATTGCCAACGACTGTGTCATCGAACGTGGCGAATTAAAGAAAGTGGCGTTGAGTAAAAATAGGATCGTTGTGCATCAAGTCATTGAATACTTACGAGATTTCTTGTTTGGTCGAATCGGCTTTGGCTCTCGTAATCTACTATTAATTGTTTCTGGGGCATTTGGCGTTTTTTCGAAAGAGTATTGTATAAACATTGGAGGCTACCGGACAAATACGGTAGGCGAAGATATGGACTTAGTTGTTCGTCTTCATCGATATATAAAGAAGAATAAATTAAATAAGAAGATTGCTTATATACCAGAACCCGTTTGTTGGACAGAAGCTCCTGAAACGCTTTCCATTTTACGTAAGCAGCGGAATCGCTGGTATCGTGGATTATTTGAAAGCCTCTGGCATAATAAACGGATGTTTCTCAATCCCCGTTATGGAAAAATTGGTTTGATTAGTCTTCCTTATTATTTCTTTATTGAGTTGCTAGGGCCTCTTATTGAAATGATTGGATATTTCATTATCCTACTCGGACCATTTTTAGGGGGGATATATATCCAGTACTCCTTAGCCCTCTTTTGCTGTATTTTATTACTCGGCTCAATGCTATCAATGTTTTCTATTTTGTTAGAAGAATGGAGTTTTCGTCGATATGAAAAAATAGGGGACTTTGTCCGTTTATTTATATCGAGCTTGCTCGAATCTTTTTGGTATCGACCATTAATGACCTTTTTTCGTGTCGAGGGCTTCTTTCAAATCATTTTTAGAAAGAAATCTTGGGGAGACATGAAACGTAAAGGAGTTTCACAATCATGAATAACCGACTATTTATTATTTTATATGTAGGCAAGGAGGTGACACGGTGAAACGAATCCTCGGATTTGTCGCCATCCTATTATTGATTTTCTCCCCTAGAATTTTTTGGAGTCTCACCCCTGCTACCAATTTAGATATAGCTGTCATTGATAAAACTGTGCCAAAGACAGATTATCGAGAACACAGTGGCTTATTTTGGATTTTAGAAAACGAAAAAATTGTTAACGATCAAGATGAAACATACGATATTGGTCAAGATTATTTCGGATATGATCCATATGATCAAAAACCGTTCCCACCTTTTGATCAGTCCGGGCCGCTTGACCTTATTTATATCGCTGATACATATGGTGTCTATAGTAATGATTTAAAAGAAAAGCCAGATGGCGAACGCTCTAGACATGTGTATGGCGGAATGGATTTATTAGAGTGGAATCAAATTATGAATAGCCGTGGTTCGCAATCCACTCTTATTGCAGAATTCAATTCATTTGCCACTCCTACCGATTCAGTTACTCGATCGGTCATGGAAGAAAATCTAAATACCGAATGGACAGGCTGGACCGGACGATACTTCGCTGATTTAAATAGCGAAGAAATTCCGCCATGGCTCATCCGCAATTATGAAAAACAATATAAAAAGAAATGGACGTTTGATGGGTCTGGCATTGCCTTTGTCCACTTATCGGATAAAGTCGTGGTACTTGGTGACCAAGAAGACCGACCATTCGTTCAATTTCAATTAACAAAAGAAGGAACGAAACGCTATCCAAGTGTGAATGATTCCAATTATATGTATTGGTTTGACATTGTTCGTCCGAAAGACGGCGCCGTTGTCGAAGCAGAATATGAGCTTCATTTATCTAAAAAAGAAAAAGAACAACTCAAGGAAGCCCAAATTCCAACGACCTTTCCTGCCGTTATTCATCATAAACAGGAAAAAACATATTATTTCGCTGGAGACTATGCTGATTTTCCAAAACCATCGTTTGCGAAATGGAGTGGGTCACCTTATTTATTTTCGTTATTTACCAATGACGAAAGCGAGTTTTATTGGCGCTCTTACGTACCTTTAATGCGGCAAATTTTAACTGATATTGAAGAAGAGAAAGCTCGGTGAAGTCAATGAAACCAGAAAAAAACAAAAGTAAATACCTTCACTTTTCCATGTGGTTTATCCTTTTAAGTACCTTTGGTGTAGGTGGTGGAATTTTATTCTTATTATTTGCAGTCGTTCCAATTGAACAAGTATATGCCGATCGCGGATGGTCGCAATATAAAATTGATGGCATTATGAAGTATTACGTCGTCGGCTGGGTTGTTTTTGGATTTTTCGTTTCTTTTCTTTATTATCGCTATATCGTGAAGGCCAAACGATACAAATGGGCTTATGCACTATTAGCGAGTTCGATTATCTTATGTTGCGTATCCCTTTACTACTTTATGAATACAGGTAGCGGCGTGGTTCAGGGCTCACAAGGAGAAGTAGAAGAAGGGGAGCGCTTTACATTTGGGCCCTACCCAGAAGAAAATGATATGGTTGCATTAAAAGAGGAAGGGTATGACGGAATTATCACATTATTGAATCCCGTCCTCCCGATCGAAAAACCTTTGCTTGAAAAAGAAAAGAAGAACGCTAAAGAAATCGGGATTGAACTTCATTCCATTCCGATGCTTCCATGGGTAGGTGATAATAGCGACTCGATCAAAGAAGCGAAAAAATTAATTAAGCAAGATAACAAACGATATTACGTTCATTGTTATTTAGGGCGACACCGTGTAGATGTGATTAAACAAGTGATTAATCAAGAGTTAGACCAATCATATAAGGTCAACTTTATGCAACCGACCACCTTTGAACGCGGAAATTTATATCATGCTCACAACCAAAACATACTACTCGGTCCTTTCCCTACCGATGAAGAGTGGTTTACGCGCATTAAACGAGCGGAAGTGACGGAAATTGTCTCTTTGTTACGACCAGATCAATCTGAATGGCTCGATAAAGAAAAGCAAGTAGCGAAAGAGATGAATATCCAATTTACGCATTTTCCAACCAGCTCATCTCCTTCCTCCGAAGAAATTAAAGAAATAGGAGATTATCTTTTATCACGTAAAGAAAAAGTGTTTGTACACGGTTTTAACGATCCAGTACCAATCGAGAAATTACATGCCTATGTGAGCTGGGGCAAATTTCTCCCTTCTGTTCAAAATCATGAAAGTGTTCGAACGATCGGAGCCCGTATAATGATTGGCTACCCTCCTACTGCTAGTGAACGAAACAGACTAT
Proteins encoded in this region:
- a CDS encoding HEAT repeat domain-containing protein, whose translation is MVAIPLEIILSIIIVLLVSLLIFFLSLIRIKWKRSIKEKKQADWLKEHEEYLFTLLSTGEWSVRANVSSKFVYEAIEQFFLNFLKTVNDPVSQHHIQQWVEANFTERYRKQLTSRSMAIRLNTLYRIKKFHCTSFQAFLYDYYSSDKVSLEEKILILQILSIFQDERVIELLNKEEEEYPYFYYFDILTKFSNDIVVEKVIENHKNVTTKLQYAAIEYIGSQGWSEYEPLLIELIDHDNEEMSIRAMKALYQLHYLSDMAPLLPHFETERWQKKMWLAKLSMLHHHDACIPYLKQWLTDSSWYVRRAAANALLSYPTGEFELRQIAQFSEDAFARDAAKERLERGIGF
- a CDS encoding glycosyltransferase translates to MNTLLEWARTVVDFLSQMIFFYTVAIILIMLLLFVLAIKQIRKTHLLDFEEPYDEHLRSEFTKPISILVPGKNEETGIVNTVRSLLTIDYPEFEIIVINDGSTDSTLQTMIEAFELKPITSYYRKRLDSKPIRQVYQSKVYPHLFLMDKESGGKADALNAGMNLAQYPFFCSLDADSIIERTAFVKIMKPIIDSGDEIIASGGSVRIANDCVIERGELKKVALSKNRIVVHQVIEYLRDFLFGRIGFGSRNLLLIVSGAFGVFSKEYCINIGGYRTNTVGEDMDLVVRLHRYIKKNKLNKKIAYIPEPVCWTEAPETLSILRKQRNRWYRGLFESLWHNKRMFLNPRYGKIGLISLPYYFFIELLGPLIEMIGYFIILLGPFLGGIYIQYSLALFCCILLLGSMLSMFSILLEEWSFRRYEKIGDFVRLFISSLLESFWYRPLMTFFRVEGFFQIIFRKKSWGDMKRKGVSQS